In Candidatus Nanopelagicales bacterium, the DNA window TCAGCTCTACAACTACGTCATCGCCATCAACTACAACCGCCGGATCGGCAAGCACCCCCGCGATACTCGCCAGCCCGACCCAACGACGGGCAGTGGCTACTGGATCCATCAGCGCGGCCTCGGCGTAACCCGGGGCTGCGTCTCGCTGCCGAAGCGAAAGCTGCGCCGCACCCTCCAGTGGCTGCGCAAGGCCGACCACCCGTTCGTCGTCATGGGCCCACAGCAACTGATCGGCGCGGGTCCGCGACTCAGTCCGCCCGTTGATTGGTGACGGTCGCTCGCAGGATGAGTGACAACCCGCTCGGCGTAGCCCGCAACTCGCCAAGAGCACCGCGGTGGTGGCAAGGTCCGGGACAGCGACCAGGCAAGGTCATCCGGTACCCGAACCAGCTTGTGTGACTGACAGGATTGATCCATGTCCAAGCGCGTCGTGGTTGTTCAGCATGTTGCTTGGGAAGGCCCGGGATTGATCGAGCAGCCACTGGTCGCTGCGGGTCTGCAGCTGGAGCGTCGGATGTTCGTGAACGACCCGTCGCCGCAGGTACCGGCCGTTGATGGGCTCGCCGGGCTGGTCGTCATGGGCGGCCCGATGGGAGCCGACCAGATCGAGGAGCACCCCGGCCTCGGTAGTGAAATGGAGCTGATTCGACGGGCCGTCGAAGCCGACGTGCCCGTCTTGGGAATCTGTTTGGGCCATCAACTGATCGCGCACGCGTTTGGTGCCGAGTTGCGACGCGGTGCAGCACCTGAATACGGGATATGCGAGGTCACAATCGAAGGCGACGACCCACTCATCAACCCGCTGGGCGCAGTTGGCGAGGTGGCCACCGTCATGCAGTGGCACGACGATGTAGCCCAACTGCCGTTGGACGCACGGCTGCTGGCCTCCAGCCCGACCTGCCCGAATCAAGCCTTTCGACTCGGCTCCGCCGTGGGGATGCAGTTTCACGCTGAGATCGACGCGGCCGAGCTCGATCGGTGGCTGTCGATACCGGCCATGGCCAGTGATTTACCGCCAGCAATCGCCGACGTACTGCCCCGCGCGATGACGGCGGCCGAGCCGCGACTGCGGCCCGCGGCGCTGGCGTGTTTCGCTGCCTTCGCCGAGCAGATCATCAGCTGACCGCCTCGCCCCCACCGCGACAGACGGGCCGACCGTGACAAAACACAGCGGGTGTCG includes these proteins:
- a CDS encoding type 1 glutamine amidotransferase codes for the protein MSKRVVVVQHVAWEGPGLIEQPLVAAGLQLERRMFVNDPSPQVPAVDGLAGLVVMGGPMGADQIEEHPGLGSEMELIRRAVEADVPVLGICLGHQLIAHAFGAELRRGAAPEYGICEVTIEGDDPLINPLGAVGEVATVMQWHDDVAQLPLDARLLASSPTCPNQAFRLGSAVGMQFHAEIDAAELDRWLSIPAMASDLPPAIADVLPRAMTAAEPRLRPAALACFAAFAEQIIS